One segment of uncultured Jannaschia sp. DNA contains the following:
- a CDS encoding aldolase: protein MSAEARLRETICMLARSLYDRGLTHGSTGNISARTEDGGLLVSPTGTSFGRLDPGRLARFDAGGAHVGGDRPTKEMPLHSAFYDTRSTAGAVVHLHSCHSVALSMLAEPGEPFLPPLTPYGIMQLGRVELLPFFMPGDPAMGDAVRGLAGKRSAVMLANHGPVVAGRDIEAACNAIEELEATAKLALLTRGMGPRGLDDDQVRDVVTKFEVEWDA from the coding sequence ATGAGCGCCGAGGCGCGCCTGCGCGAGACGATCTGCATGCTGGCCCGGTCGCTTTATGACCGGGGACTGACCCACGGGTCGACCGGCAATATCTCGGCCCGGACCGAGGATGGCGGGCTTCTCGTCTCGCCCACCGGGACCAGCTTCGGGCGGCTCGATCCGGGGCGCCTCGCGCGCTTCGATGCGGGCGGCGCCCATGTCGGCGGCGACCGCCCGACCAAGGAAATGCCGCTCCATTCGGCCTTCTACGACACGCGAAGCACCGCCGGGGCGGTCGTGCATCTGCATTCCTGTCACTCCGTCGCGCTGTCGATGTTAGCCGAGCCGGGCGAGCCGTTCCTGCCGCCGCTGACGCCCTATGGCATCATGCAGCTGGGGCGCGTCGAGCTGTTGCCGTTCTTCATGCCGGGCGATCCGGCGATGGGCGATGCGGTGCGGGGGCTGGCGGGCAAGCGGTCGGCGGTGATGCTGGCCAATCACGGACCGGTGGTTGCGGGCCGCGACATCGAGGCCGCCTGCAACGCCATCGAGGAGTTGGAGGCGACGGCGAAGCTGGCCCTCCTGACGCGCGGGATGGGGCCACGGGGCCTCGATGACGACCAGGTGCGCGACGTCGTGACCAAGTTCGAAGTGGAGTGGGACGCATGA
- a CDS encoding TIM barrel protein: MRFSANLGFLWTDLTLPDAIRAAKAAGFDAVELHWPYDTPAAETRAALEETGLPCLGLNTRNGTTNGLGALPGREAEAKAAIDEAVTYAREIGAGAVHAMAGFAEGRAADATFRETLAYACDAAPDLTILIEPLNRHDAPGYFLTTTGQAVVLIDALAKANLKLMFDCYHVQIMEGDLTRRFGEVRDVVGHVQFAGVPARGRPDEGEIAYDRLLPALDWGGPFGAEYKPGGDTGATLDWLRGWPR; the protein is encoded by the coding sequence ATGAGGTTTTCGGCCAATCTGGGATTTCTCTGGACCGATCTCACGCTGCCGGACGCGATCCGGGCGGCCAAGGCCGCGGGGTTCGACGCGGTCGAGCTGCATTGGCCCTATGATACGCCCGCCGCCGAGACCCGCGCGGCACTCGAGGAGACGGGGCTGCCTTGCCTGGGGCTGAACACGCGGAACGGGACGACGAACGGGCTGGGCGCGCTTCCGGGTCGCGAGGCGGAGGCCAAGGCGGCTATCGACGAGGCTGTCACTTACGCGCGGGAGATCGGCGCGGGCGCGGTCCACGCGATGGCCGGGTTCGCCGAGGGTCGGGCGGCGGACGCGACCTTTCGCGAAACGCTCGCCTATGCCTGTGACGCGGCCCCCGATCTGACGATCCTGATCGAGCCGCTGAACCGCCACGACGCGCCGGGCTACTTCCTGACGACGACGGGGCAGGCGGTCGTTCTGATCGACGCGCTGGCGAAAGCGAACCTGAAGCTGATGTTCGACTGCTATCATGTGCAGATCATGGAGGGCGACCTGACCCGCCGCTTCGGCGAGGTTCGGGATGTCGTGGGCCATGTCCAGTTCGCGGGCGTACCCGCACGCGGCCGCCCGGACGAGGGCGAGATCGCCTATGACCGTCTCCTGCCCGCGCTGGACTGGGGCGGGCCATTCGGGGCCGAGTACAAACCCGGCGGCGACACCGGTGCGACCCTGGACTGGCTGCGCGGCTGGCCGCGGTAG